The genomic window GAATGTACTGAACAAATTTTTACCAAATTAGATGAACAAAgtcaaaaagagaaataaaagtgagAAGGATGTAGAGGGAATAGCAAGCGATCAATATAATCATATGTGTTATATGTGTTATAAACCAGAGAGCAGCAACAAAGGTAGAAAGACAGGATGGGTTACAGTATGCTATACAAATAGGAATGGAGATTGAATAACCAGCTAATgagtctttattttaaagaaatttaagccAATCTTCAAAAATTCAGTCTTCATATTCTCAAAGCCACTATCATTACCTAAGGCACCCAGCTGTGTTGGTGAGCACCGACTCCCACTCAATATGGCGTGGCTTACAATCTTCATTAGGTTCCCTTTCCCAACCAGAATGTGGAATGATTACTTCATCTGTCAAGGCGTGCAATGCATGGTCCACAATCTCCATTTTGATTGAGTCATGGGATGAGAGATTCCACAGGGTTCCTGGTGGAGACAATGTATCAGACAGTGCTCCAATACCCAAGACAGCGTGTGGAAAACATCAAAGGAAAACCCCCTAGtccatcacttctcagcctttccCATGATCAAATTCCTTGTAGTAAAATTCAAACTTTTGTCAGTGGACCCACAATAAAACATGTAGTTTGCATTATAGCTCAACACAAATACACATTTCATGAAATAAAGTTTCATAAAACAATACTATAAACAATGCTGACCTATCTATCCCACAGTTTCACAATCTCAGCACCACTGACACTTTCGGTTAGATAATCTTTTATTGTGGCAAGCTATCCTCTCCACTGCCGGATATTTATCAGTATCCCTGACTGTTACTCATAGATTTCAGTAGAAGTCTCTACTGCTACGCTGTCATAACTTGACAACCAAAAATACCTCTGACATTACACATGTCCTGGGAGGGGCACAAATCACCATCAACTAAAAACCAATAgtctttactatttctttttctttctttctcttggaaTGCTGACTGTAATTCACAAAGTTATTTTCAATTCATACTAATGGACCATAGTCCACAATATGAAAAACCACTGTTCTAAATAAAGCAAGgaccggggctggcactgtggtgcaatgggttaacaccctggcctgaagtgccagcatcccatatgggcaccggttcgagacccagatgctcctctaccaatccagctctctgttatggcctgggaaagcagtagaagatgtcccaagtccttgggcccctgcacccgtgtgggagactgggaagaagctcctggctcctggcttcagattggtgcagctctggccattgaggccaattggggagtgaatcatcagatggaagacattctctctctctctctctgcctctctatgtaactttgactttcaaataaacaaacaaatctttaaaaaataaataaataaataaatcaaggacCAAAAGCTCAAATATCCACATGGGCCAGGCAAGTAAGTCAAAACagacatttacttttatttgagaaatatagATAAAAAATACCTATCAActcactggctaactccccaaatgcccacagttggCAGGGGTTGGCCAGGGTcaaagctgagaaccaggaactcaatccaggtctcccacacacttgtgccatcaccactgACTATCAGTGTctccactggcaggaagctggagtcagaagctaaagccaggaatcacaTCCAGGcacaccaatgtgggatgcaagtgtcttaaccactagcctACATACCTACCCTATACCCCCccggcagatttttttttttaattacaagaatgtaaattttttaaattgacatttaGTTTTCATATTTGGGAGAAGAACCTCCTATATGGGAGAAGTCAATCACAGATAATAGAATGCATTAGAGATTATTGTAAACCGGTAAGCACATGCTCCAAAACAACTCAGATCCAATAATGCCAGGCAGGAAAACAAACTCATTCTCAGTGTCATCATCTTAACAGAGGTCAAGAATCTGGAGTGGCAAGTGAAATCTTGAATTTTAGACATgagcaaatatttaaatttcaaaatcccTGAATGATGCAAACCAATCTATAAATTGGATCTGACAACCACATATTTGTTGGCAGCATTCTTGATCAGTACTGAAATAAGATGGTAAAATTCTTTCTCTAATTACTGctattaaaaaatgcaaaatatattgGAATTTTAagactgatatttttaaataaaaatgtatttggaagtATGAAGTATTATGTTTTGGCAGTTTGGTGAATGATCCAACTattattgaatgtaaatggacctcagatttgcaaaataaataaaatgtacagatctcaaaaaagaaaattggatctGACCCAGCTCAACTTTTATCAAAAGTACAAGAACTGGAAACTCTTATAGCTCCCAATGACCTTAATCTAGCAATTTTCCTTAGGCCTAGGACTTACCAGTAATGACTTCAGTGAGGTCCATATCACGAGCCTTTCGCAGCAGCCGCACAAGGGCAGGAACACCATCACAGTTTTTTATGGCAATTTTGTTATCTTGGTCACGCCCAAAAGAGATATTTTTTAGCGCTCCACAGGCTCCAAGGTGTACTTCCTTTTTTGGGTGGTCTAACAATCCCACCAGTACTGGGATGCCCTTGAGCTTCCGCACATCGGTCTTCACCTTGTCGTTGCGGTAACACAAGTGTTGCAAGTATGCAGCTGCATTGGATTTGACAGCATCCAAGCGGAATCCCAGCATGGCAATCACCTctggcagctctggctgtctccAGTTGGGAGGAGGGGGCCCTCCCTTACGCAGGCTATCCAAGCTTGCTAAGCTTCCTCGCTCGTGCTGGGCCAAAGGAGCCCAATAGTACTGATCCGAAGGCACCTCCTCACCAATCATGTCTTCATAGCTCCTGCAACGTTTTGGAAGGaccaagagaaaagagaaatacatCAAGTCTAGCTTTGCTGAACATTCTCATTACCATTCACCTCTAAGGAAAGATAAACCTCAGCTCTAGGACACTGATCTTATCTGCATGAATGATATCCTGATCAATTTTCCTTTAATGAGACAGGAAAAATTAGAGTAATTTCAAAAGCACCTGCAATTGGCTTAAAACTACCTTCTTTTTTCTATGAAGTTTGGCTCAGAACGGTAACAGGCATTTAACAAAGTTAATCACAGAGGAACCAAATCCTGATTAATCAGCATTTATTTGTCAGCAGCTGTTAACTTCTCTAGATAGATTAAAATAAGCcttcagggggctggcattgcggcatggtaggttgggccaccacctgtgataccatcATCCAAAATgagccttggttcaagtcccagctaactccacttctgatccagctcccagcagcagaagatggcccaaatccttgggcccctgcacccacatgggagacccggatggagttcctggttcctggctttggcttggcccagccccagctgtttcagccatctgggaagtgagccagtggatgaaaatctcaagatctctctcttgctctctctgcctttcaaataaataaatagatttaaacaaacaaacaaaaagatgtatttatttatttgaaaggcagagttacagagaggcagagagaggtcttccatccctcactccccaggtggccacaacagcaggagctgtgccgatccgaagccaggaagcaagaACCTTCTCCAGatatcccatgcgggtggcagggatccaagggcttgggccatcttccactgctttcctaggccataggagagggctggatcggaagcggagcagccaggactcaaaccggcacccagcacccatatgggatgccggcaatgcaggcagcggctttatcccaataaataaatctttaaaaagaaaaaaaaaatcttcaggacACCAAAGTTAACCAAAGCAATGGACTCAACACCACAGAAGTCGGCAAAGTATGAGAACAGATCTTACTAGCCCTTCACTAAACAGGAAATGAGGTATTAACACATAGGAAACAGGGATAAAACCCTTACACACATTGAAGTATTCAAGCATCTCCTTTCCTATTTTCAGAAtaggataaagaaaataataaataataataaaggacttCTTGCTACATCATATGTAGATCTATCTTTGGTACTGATGAGTTATAAGCTTGAAGATTAATTTTCACAGTTCAACGCAATCCATTTCTGCTGCTCAACAAATGTTTGCAATGattttcatctttcattttctaaagGCAATATCTCCAACTATCATGTAGGATGCCCAGCCAAAAGGAACAGAGACAAAGCAAATGAAGGTAAGAGAAAAGTCAAACCAGATTCTTCCTGTTTCAGTACTACTAACCACCACTAGAGGGTGAGTCTGTCACACTATTATTTATTCATAACCACCAGGAAGAAGAAATCCATTCCTTTATCTGTGAGTCGTCTCTCTAGCTCCCACTGGAGGAGAATCTATTGTACAGAACTCTCCAAGTAAGACTGTAGTTTGTTCCACAAAACCACCCCCACTGTCACCAAACATTCAAGGTTATCCTGAGCAGATCTGCTTCAGGTATCAACATCAACCACTCAACACTGATTCAGAGGAACAAGGAATTTAGTTTAAAAGGACtcttaaaataacattaaaacaaaataaacaggtTATATGGTTGTTTTAAAACCAGGCTACTAGACTGCATgttataaaattctattttagtagcagaaaaaaaaaaaaagaaaaacatggtaGATTTGTTTCCACATAcaggaaaaagaattcaaaggaaatgcaacaacatGTTAACAGTGATTCTTTATCAGTGGATGGTGTGCTTTTCTGGGTTTTTCCAGCTCTGTTTTGagcatattttacttttatttcaataTAAACATTACAAAAGCAATTATTACCAGACTTAAGTCACTCAGGAGACTTCTATCTTACGTGTCCTTCATATATAGACAGTGGataaagatattttttcttttgttgtacaAATAACAGCTGTACTCAGATCAAATGACTTGCTTAAGAACACATAGCTAGTGGCTGAGGAACAGCCAGAACCAAAGTAATCACAGCCTCGGTTTGAGTTTAACCTTGTATTACTCTCTTAGGGCTGGAACAGGAAGCAGCAAATGTTCTTGCTAGTCAACAGGTTTAAGTCCAATGCAACCCTGgaacaaagccaagaaccagtcTCAAAATCCTCTCTATGTCAACCgccacagttaaaaaaaaaaaaaaaaaaaaaaaaaaaaaaagacctagccAGGCACAATCACTTGGGTCCAATTACTCTTCACTAATGAGGAAGTCAGAAAAAGCAGACTTACACTGGAGCCAACACCCTAGTCAGACTGCTTCAGTGATAGCTGTTATTCACCATCGCTCTAGCTTGCACCAGCTGAAGTCTGGTACCCCTCCAGGAATAAAAGGTGAGTCACAGGGGAGGTGGATTAGCTACCCAAGACACCTGAAAGGTGAGTGACTCAGGCTTAGATAATGGGGCCTCTACTCCTGCACCCAGCCCAATTCACTATTAGCTAATACTACCTAATATATGAGGAAAATAAGCACCAAGCCATTCACTTTAGAAGGTCATGACCCCACATACAGAAATTCAGCAACAACTACCAGAGAACTCTTACCATCAAGATAGCTGTAAACCTTCCCTTATTTCTTACTATTCCTCTTTGCCTAGAAAACATTCACTGGTAATTCTAAAGCAGGGCTTATAGCTCATGAACCAAACTTATTTTCACAtaagttataatttttaaaagcttaagaaaaaaaaccagaacaTTTGACAAGAATTATGATTTATAGCCCACAAAGCCTAAAACAGGTCCTTTAGAAAACATCTACCAACCCTCTTCTAAAGCGTTCTATCAAGGTAGCAAGGCAACACATCTACCAGTCCAAacatcattcactgccttttcATATCACCAAAGAATACCCAAGAACAAGAAAACTCAGAGTATGCAACTGCTTAGGAAACTGTCAGCATTTTTGATAATGTACCCCTCACAGATGCCACCCCCGCTTCACTTTATATGTAAGACTCTAAGCACAAAGTTGTCAGGGTCCATATGAGGTCAAGATCTGTTTTTAACATAGATTAGAACCACTGTGAGAATTGTTATATACACCCTTATCTCTTCTGGCTCCAAAAGCCTAAAACTCAACTCTTcttttgagagctagagttacagagagagagagcttccatctgctggttcactccccaaatggccgcaacagccagagctaggcagatccaaagccaggagtttcttctgggtctcccatgtgggtacaggaccccaagcacatgggccattttctactactctcccaggccatggcagacagctagatcagaagaggagcagccaagacatgaattggtacccatatgggatgccagcaagcaggcagaggcttagcctactatgccacaacgctggcccctcaactCTATTCTTAATACCAAACCAGAAGTTAAGGAAATTCAAAGAATAAGACAGGGAATATTCCATGAGTCCAGGCAACAGGCACCTCTCGATCATCAGAAAGGGTCAGATCTTAGCCAGAAAGGCAGAAACTGTAGCATACAATCAAAATTCATCCTTTAGGACACAGACCAATAGCCACCACAAATCATTTTCTGTAATTAGAACATCCAACTTTAATAATGCAAAAAAGACAATAGTAAGTCAATACTAAGCAAActctaaaaagggaaaaaataaggcTTTCCACAGGGAGGGGGGAAAAAAGGGCATAGCAGAAGGAGCCACAAATGTCTCTGATCCCTCAAAGGCTCAGAAAGAAAAGCTACCCCTTTTCCTTGTTTTGGAAATACCCTTATCTTCCTCTAATCTTGCCTACCTGAGGCGTCGGCGAGGGTCAGAGGGTGTCGCAGTCCGACGGGCTGTGCCATAATCAGACATCAGGCCATAATCCAGGTCATCATAACCCATGCTTCGCTGGTCATCCTCTAGCCCATAAGGTTCTGGGTGAAAGCGATGCAGATCCACACTGCTCCCACCCACCCgaacctggggctggggcccatAAACATCCTGTCTACTAGGTGCCCGGTAGCCTTCCATGCTGGGCCTATACCGCTCCTCAATGCGGGTCACCCGGGACAGACTGCCATAGTTGTCACCACCACCTGGATACCCATCTTCATAGTGGCGGCTATATCCATCAGGAGGGTAGTGGAAGTTCCTGGGGAGGGTAGCAGTGCCTGCTTGCCCCACATAGGGACCAGGGCCCCCATTGCCATTCTTGCGGAAGTCACGACCCAAAGTCTGGATATAGTTGTTAGAAACTGACGCAGCATCCACAGGCAGCCCATCTGGTCCCATGGGGACTGGCTGTACAGTCCGTGTCGTCACAGTCTTCACTACTTTCTTGACCttcaaaaagaaacatgaaaaagaaaaactaatgaaGAAAGTTGACTGATAAGCTTAAATTCTAGATCACTATGAGAAGAGAAACAAATACCACCTCTAGATCACTTTATGTAGAAACTCCTTACAGTCTACCATCgacctttctttccttctatcttATAGTCAGTCTCCAAGCagggtgctttggcatagtgggcaaaacctcctcctgcggcaccatcATCTCATACGGACACCAGTTCatgcccagctgcttctcttccaattcagctctctgctatggcctgggaaagcagtagaagatggcccaagttcttgggccctgcacctgcgtgggagacttggaagaagctcctgactcatggcttcagatcagcccagctccagccattgcggccatttgggaagtgaagcagcagatggaagacctctctgtctctccctctctctgtaactctactctcaaataaaccaatcttaaaaaaaaaaaaaaaaaaaagtaaagaaaaaagaaagtctcCAAGCAAGAAAATGGTCCCGTCAGGACTACAATTGTAAAGGAAGCTAAATACAGACCTTGATACACTGTCTCTAATTCCATTAGATTTTCCCATATCTCTTTTCCATCTGGTCAGCGATCACCTGCCATCACCACTGTGGTCCTTCATCTACCCTAAGTAAGTTTTTAACCCCACCTCCCTAGTGGAGACTATAGGAAGACCTCTCCTGTCACTCCAAGACCTCATGCTTACTGTGGTCTCTGTGCGCCGAGTGGTCCCATCATCTGAAGTCTCCACAGAGACAACAGACATGGCTCCCTCGGGGTCCTCCTCTGTATAGGTCTCCACAATCTGCCCCGGCTCCTGCATCCTGGGGATGGTGCTATAAAGAAGGTGACTGTGATCCTacatggaaaagaagaaaaggaagaagttaCTATCAAACTCTATGTATTATCAAGTCCAACCCAATAAGTAGTAGTAGTCCTGGAAACAGGGACTCCTCATGCATTTTCCATAgatctttatatttttagaaagcagCATCTATCATCTTTCTAACTTGTACAAAAAGATAgtagaggggtgggtgttgtggcacagtgggttaagttgccacttgaaaGGCCTACATcacatactgcagtgcctggttcaagttcccacaactccatgcttctgatccagcttcctgttaatgtgcctgggaggcagctgatgatggctcaagtacttggattcctgccacccatatgggagacccgaagagagctcctgactcctggttttggtctggctcagccccagctgttgctggtatttggtgagttaaccagcagatggaacaccttttcctttctctcttctctttctctctctccctccatcactcactccctccctctctttgcctttcaaataaataagtaagtcgtACAAAAATAAAAGACGGTATATATAACTTCCCAGTACAAGTCATTTAAGAAACATGAACTGAGTTAACAACAGCCATACTGACATCCAAATGACAGAGAAAGCAGATTTTATTTCCCAATTCTGGTCATCTAAATGAATATGAGCTGTATTAACTATAGTTACATCTATATCTGAGCAACCCTTGAAAAGAGTAGCTCACCCagtaaagaacttctaagataaaccGGTAGCAAGTGTTTGGTGCACCTGTTAAGACATGACATGGGATGACTATATCCAGCTGTTTCCCATTCCAGTTTCcagataatgcacaccctgggaggcaacatatgatggctgaagtacatgggtcctggccacccaaaTGGAGATCCagcccaagttcctggctccttgcttcagcagCCTAGccaaaccccagctgttgtggacatctggagagtgaaccggcaaacaaaagatctctgtctctatctctctatacacttttaaaataaataaaattaaattttttttgacaggcagagtggacagtaagtgagagagacagagagaaaggtcttcctttgccgttggttcaccctccaatggccaccgcagctggcgcgctgcagccagcgcaccgcgctgatccgatggcaggagccaggtgcttctcctggtctcccatggggtgcagggcccaagcacctgggccatcctccactgcactccctggccacagcagagagctggcctggaagaggggcaaccgggacagaatccggcgccccaaccgggactagaacccggtgtgccggcgccgcaaggcggaggattagcctagtgagccgcggcaccagcctaaataaaattaaattttaaaaaaattaaaaaaaaaaatacagaaaaccccATTAGGGGTCTTCTTTTGACTAGCTCTAATGTTAACCTCCAAACAATACCAAAAGCACAAGACCAGTCACATTTTGAGTAGGGGTTTCTGCAAAGTAGAAGCACGCTCTCTCTAGAAGACGAATGCCAGGGGTCGGCACTacggtgtagtgggttaagccgccacctgcagtgcctgcatcccatatgggtgccagttcaagacccagctgctccacttcctgtccaactttctgctatggcctgggaaagcagtagaagatggcccaagtccttgggccctttcacccacgcgggagacctagaagaagctcctagctcctggcttcagatcggtgcagctccaaccgttgcagccaattgggaaatgaaccagcgaatggaagacctctctctctctctctttctctctctgcctctctgtgtgtaactctttcaaataaaataaatgaatcttaaaaaaaaaaaaaaaaaagggaggaaaagaatGCCAAACCTAGGGATCAAatagggggaagggagagagagtgatacAAGTCAATgatcggggccggcgccatggtacagcaggttaaagccctggccagaagtgctggcatcccatatgggtgctggttcaagacccggctgctccacttcctatcccgctctctgctatggcctgggaaagaagcagaagatggccaaaggccTTGGTCcctttcacccacgtgggagacctggaagaagctcctagctcctggcttcagattggcgcagcttgggccattgcagccaattaggaggtgaaccaacgaatggacgatctctctctctctccccctctccttctctctgtgtaactctgaccttcaaataaataaataaatcttaataaactAAAAGGTGTTTACAATGTGCCAGGCACTTCACAAGACACCAACGTGCTCTTATAGGCTAGGGAAGTTAAGCCTCAAGCCAAAAGAATTACCTGGGGTCCGTTGACTTTCAAATctgaaaatttctgtttttcaaggTCAGCATTGCCCACAAACCGGCCGTTCTGAAATACAGCCCACAAGAAGACAATTCATTTTGTGGCCTTCTTTTGCTCTATCAAATACAAGCATCTTTTTTTCCAAACAGGAAAAGGGCTTTCAAGAAGGTATTTGTGGTCTGGAATCCTTGTCAGTACTCACAAAAGAACCACATTGTTTCTTAGTCTTAGCACTTTGCTCAAAATGACAATCAGGCCTATAACTGATGGACTGGGTCTCTAGAATGTATGAACAGAAATTCCATGAGGGCTTTTTGGTCAGTTTTGCTTAAGGACGTATCCCTAATGCCttgagcagtgcctggcacataataggGACTCAACAATTTGCCAAGTAAACAGCAGAGAACTTATCCAAGTTTCCCTACAGGTCATCTTGTTAGAAAGCAGtaagatggggccagtgccgcggctcacttggttaatcctttgcctgcagcgctggcatcccatatgggcgccgggttctagtcccggttgctcctcttccagtccagctctctactgtggcccaggagggcagtggaggatggcccaagtggttgggccctgcaccccatgggagaccaggaggaggcatctggctcctggcttcggatcggcaaagctccagccatggtggccatcttgggggtgaaccaacagaagaaagacctttatctctgtctctctctctctcactggctaactctacctgtcaaataatttaaaaaaaaaaaaaaaaagaatataaggaaAGTTGGAAAGGCTATATTGGGGGTTTTCCAAAAGCCTCTGTATTGTTCCCATGAATCTTCATGCGCTGATACTACTGGAAACTCCCACTGTAGGcagcttttaaaagaaagaagcaagAGATGAGTCTTCCTCTCCTAACGTGAGAAAGCAGGTACCCTAATACTCCCAAAACTGAACTTTCAACATCTACATCAGTTACTAGAACCACATTCCAAGATGTCATCCCTGAGTTGTTCTGTCTGAAGTACCACAAGATAATTTGATGATAATACACTACACAAAATATTCCTCCTAATACGGCCACCTCGGGAGACTCCTCCCACACCCTCCTATTACATACAGAGTATAATGCTGCAGGGAGGGGAAGTTAAACATTACTTTCAGGAAAAAGGAAGGGTGTGGTTTCATAGCTGAGcagaagttaaaaataagagagtaAGAAAAGAGAAACTATGAGCTAAATCCTGGAATTCCCCACCACCTCCAAGCCTGAATAGTCCTGATCTACCCTTTCAATATATACATCTCATTCCTAACCCTGTACTCTATTTTCATATAACCCAACTGTAAAACTCCTTGGCATGAGGAATCTCACTATATTAAACAATAATCAATAATGGGGCATGACCACTGTTCTAGTTACCACCCAGGAATCAGAGGGATCTCTTAAGATGTAAtgctggggggccagcgctgtgacacagcaggttaaagccctggcctgaagtgctggcatcccatatgggcgccggttttagtcccagctgctcctcttttgattcagctctctgctatggcctgggatagcagtagaagatggcccaagtccttgggcccctgcacccatgtggggacccagaaggggctcctggctcctgatcagtgcagctccagccattgcagccatctggggagtgaaccagcagatagaagacctctctttctgtttctacctctctctgtaactctgtctttcaaataaataaatctaaaaaaaaaaaaaatatataatgctggggttggcgctgtggcatagcagtgccggcatcccatatgtgtgccagtttgagtaccagctgctccacttctaatccagctctctgctgtggcctgagaaagcagtggaagatggcccaagtctttagg from Oryctolagus cuniculus chromosome 1, mOryCun1.1, whole genome shotgun sequence includes these protein-coding regions:
- the CTNND1 gene encoding catenin delta-1 isoform X16 — encoded protein: MQEPGQIVETYTEEDPEGAMSVVSVETSDDGTTRRTETTVKKVVKTVTTRTVQPVPMGPDGLPVDAASVSNNYIQTLGRDFRKNGNGGPGPYVGQAGTATLPRNFHYPPDGYSRHYEDGYPGGGDNYGSLSRVTRIEERYRPSMEGYRAPSRQDVYGPQPQVRVGGSSVDLHRFHPEPYGLEDDQRSMGYDDLDYGLMSDYGTARRTATPSDPRRRLRSYEDMIGEEVPSDQYYWAPLAQHERGSLASLDSLRKGGPPPPNWRQPELPEVIAMLGFRLDAVKSNAAAYLQHLCYRNDKVKTDVRKLKGIPVLVGLLDHPKKEVHLGACGALKNISFGRDQDNKIAIKNCDGVPALVRLLRKARDMDLTEVITGTLWNLSSHDSIKMEIVDHALHALTDEVIIPHSGWEREPNEDCKPRHIEWESVLTNTAGCLRNVSSERSEARRKLRECDGLVDALVFIVQAEIGQKDSDSKLVENCVCLLRNLSYQVHREIPQAERYQEAPPSVANNTGPHAASCFGAKKGKGKKPTEDPVNDTVDFPKRTSPARGYELLFQPEVVRIYISLLKESKTPAILEASAGAIQNLCAGRWTYGRYIRSALRQEKALSAIADLLTSEHERVVKAASGALRNLAVDARNKELIGKHAIPNLVKNLPGGQQNSSWNFSEDTVVSILNTINEVIAENLEAAKKLRETQGIEKLVLINKSGNRSEKEVRAAALVLQTIWGYKELRKPLEKEGWKKSDFQVNLNNASRSQSSHSYDDSTLPLIDRNQKADKKPDREEIQMSSMGSNTKLLDNNYSTLNERGDHNRTLDRSGDLGDMEPLKGAPLMQKI
- the CTNND1 gene encoding catenin delta-1 isoform X11, whose protein sequence is MDDSEVESTASILASVKEQEAQFEKLTRALEEERRHVSAQLERVRVSPQDANSLMANGTLTRRHQNGRFVGNADLEKQKFSDLKVNGPQDHSHLLYSTIPRMQEPGQIVETYTEEDPEGAMSVVSVETSDDGTTRRTETTVKKVVKTVTTRTVQPVPMGPDGLPVDAASVSNNYIQTLGRDFRKNGNGGPGPYVGQAGTATLPRNFHYPPDGYSRHYEDGYPGGGDNYGSLSRVTRIEERYRPSMEGYRAPSRQDVYGPQPQVRVGGSSVDLHRFHPEPYGLEDDQRSMGYDDLDYGLMSDYGTARRTATPSDPRRRLRSYEDMIGEEVPSDQYYWAPLAQHERGSLASLDSLRKGGPPPPNWRQPELPEVIAMLGFRLDAVKSNAAAYLQHLCYRNDKVKTDVRKLKGIPVLVGLLDHPKKEVHLGACGALKNISFGRDQDNKIAIKNCDGVPALVRLLRKARDMDLTEVITGTLWNLSSHDSIKMEIVDHALHALTDEVIIPHSGWEREPNEDCKPRHIEWESVLTNTAGCLRNVSSERSEARRKLRECDGLVDALVFIVQAEIGQKDSDSKLVENCVCLLRNLSYQVHREIPQAERYQEAPPSVANNTGPHAASCFGAKKGKGKKPTEDPVNDTVDFPKRTSPARGYELLFQPEVVRIYISLLKESKTPAILEASAGAIQNLCAGRWTYGRYIRSALRQEKALSAIADLLTSEHERVVKAASGALRNLAVDARNKELIGKHAIPNLVKNLPGGQQNSSWNFSEDTVVSILNTINEVIAENLEAAKKLRETQGIEKLVLINKSGNRSEKEVRAAALVLQTIWGYKELRKPLEKEGWKKSDFQVNLNNASRSQSSHSYDDSTLPLIDRNQKADKKPDREEIQMSSMGSNTKLLDNNYSTLNERGDHNRTLDRSGDLGDMEPLKGAPLMQKI
- the CTNND1 gene encoding catenin delta-1 isoform X10; translated protein: MDDSEVESTASILASVKEQEAQFEKLTRALEEERRHVSAQLERVRVSPQDANSLMANGTLTRRHQNGRFVGNADLEKQKFSDLKVNGPQDHSHLLYSTIPRMQEPGQIVETYTEEDPEGAMSVVSVETSDDGTTRRTETTVKKVVKTVTTRTVQPVPMGPDGLPVDAASVSNNYIQTLGRDFRKNGNGGPGPYVGQAGTATLPRNFHYPPDGYSRHYEDGYPGGGDNYGSLSRVTRIEERYRPSMEGYRAPSRQDVYGPQPQVRVGGSSVDLHRFHPEPYGLEDDQRSMGYDDLDYGLMSDYGTARRTATPSDPRRRLRSYEDMIGEEVPSDQYYWAPLAQHERGSLASLDSLRKGGPPPPNWRQPELPEVIAMLGFRLDAVKSNAAAYLQHLCYRNDKVKTDVRKLKGIPVLVGLLDHPKKEVHLGACGALKNISFGRDQDNKIAIKNCDGVPALVRLLRKARDMDLTEVITGTLWNLSSHDSIKMEIVDHALHALTDEVIIPHSGWEREPNEDCKPRHIEWESVLTNTAGCLRNVSSERSEARRKLRECDGLVDALVFIVQAEIGQKDSDSKLVENCVCLLRNLSYQVHREIPQAERYQEAPPSVANNTGPHAASCFGAKKGKDEWFSRGKKPTEDPVNDTVDFPKRTSPARGYELLFQPEVVRIYISLLKESKTPAILEASAGAIQNLCAGRWTYGRYIRSALRQEKALSAIADLLTSEHERVVKAASGALRNLAVDARNKELIGKHAIPNLVKNLPGGQQNSSWNFSEDTVVSILNTINEVIAENLEAAKKLRETQGIEKLVLINKSGNRSEKEVRAAALVLQTIWGYKELRKPLEKEGWKKSDFQVNLNNASRSQSSHSYDDSTLPLIDRNQKADKKPDREEIQMSSMGSNTKLLDNNYSTLNERGDHNRTLDRSGDLGDMEPLKGAPLMKI